A segment of the Pseudoalteromonas sp. DL-6 genome:
TTAGAAATGCTAATAGTGCCACCTTTTAAATCATCAGGTGCAACTCGCCCTTCGCGAGCAGAATCAGTAAGCTGAGTTAAACTGTTAGCAACCTCTACAATGCTTTTAGTTTGACAAGCTTTAATATTAGGCACTAATAAACCCACTTTAGAATCTACCGCAACTCCAATGTTATGATCGTCATAGTAAGTAATTTCGCTACAATCATCATTTACTTTTGAGTTAAGTACTGGAAATTGACTCATAGCCAACGATAACGCCTTAATAAAGAATGGCATCATAGTTAACTTAACGCCCTGAGCTTTATATTGCTCTTTCAGATCAGTTCGAAGTGCAATTAAATCAGTTAAGTCAATTTCATCACTGTAGGTAAAATGTGGAATAGTAGAAACCGACGCTATCATTTGTTTTGCCATGGCCGCTTTAATACCTTTAATCGCTTCTGTTCGCGTTCCACCTGTGCTCGCTGTATGTTCAGTACTGCTGGTTTTTTTACTCTCAGAAGCTTGTGGTTTATTAAGCTCAGAAGTATCCATACCAGATGGCACTTCATTTTTTATAAACGCTTCAATATCTTGTTTATAAATACGACCATTTTTACCACTGCCTGGTACGCAAGTTAAATCTACATCAAGCTCTCGCGCTTTACGTCTAACCGCAGGTGAGGCAACTGCTTTTTCGTTAACAATCGCAGTTTGTGGTTGTGTTTGTTTAACCGGTGCATCGGTAGTTGCATTGCTTTGTGCTTTTACGACCGCTTGATTAACATCAACATATTCTTTTGCAGCTTGACCTGCTATGGTCATTTGAAACAACGGGCTGTGTACTTTGGCAATTTCACCTTTTTGATAATATAGCTTTTGTACAGTACCGGTATATTTAGCCGGTATCTGTACCAACGCTTTATCAGTCATTACATCACAAACAGCTTGGTCTTCTTCAATCTCATCGCCTTCTGCTACTAACCACTCTACAATTTCACACTCAACAATACCTTCACCAATATCGGGTAAGATAAAATCTTCTAAGTGTTCACGAGTAGATGTTGGTGCCGATGATGTTTCAGTCTTTTCGCTGGGTGCTTCCCCGGCAACATCCATTGCAAATAATGGCGCATGCACTTTAGCAATATCGCCTTTTTTGCAATGCAGCTTAGTGATCACCCCATCGTGTACCGCAGGAATTTGCACTAAGGCTTTATCTGTCATCACATCACAAATAGGCTGATCTTCTTTTACTGTATCACCTTCTTGTACCAGCCATTCGACTACTTCGCATTCAACAATGCCTTCACCAATGTCGGGTAATATAAAATCTTTAGCCATGGAAACCCCTAAAAGTTCACTGATTGTTTAATTGCGGCCATTACTTTCAATGCATCTGGAACATATTCTTTTTCAAGCGCCAGCGGGTATGGTGTATCTAAACCACAGACACGTAAAATAGGTGACTCTAAATGCAAGAAACACTCTTGAGCGATGGTTGCCGCAATTTCGGCGCCAAAACCATTAGTAATAGGTGCTTCATGACTAACAATAAGCCGACCCGTTTTTGTCACTGATTTAGCAATCGTTTCAACGTCCCACGGTAAAATACTACGAAGGTCAATCACCTCACAGCTAATACCTTGCTCGCTGGCTTGTTTAGCGGCTGCTTCTACGATTTCCATTTGTGCGCCCCACGCCAATAAAGTAACGTCAGTG
Coding sequences within it:
- a CDS encoding dihydrolipoyllysine-residue acetyltransferase, with product MAKDFILPDIGEGIVECEVVEWLVQEGDTVKEDQPICDVMTDKALVQIPAVHDGVITKLHCKKGDIAKVHAPLFAMDVAGEAPSEKTETSSAPTSTREHLEDFILPDIGEGIVECEIVEWLVAEGDEIEEDQAVCDVMTDKALVQIPAKYTGTVQKLYYQKGEIAKVHSPLFQMTIAGQAAKEYVDVNQAVVKAQSNATTDAPVKQTQPQTAIVNEKAVASPAVRRKARELDVDLTCVPGSGKNGRIYKQDIEAFIKNEVPSGMDTSELNKPQASESKKTSSTEHTASTGGTRTEAIKGIKAAMAKQMIASVSTIPHFTYSDEIDLTDLIALRTDLKEQYKAQGVKLTMMPFFIKALSLAMSQFPVLNSKVNDDCSEITYYDDHNIGVAVDSKVGLLVPNIKACQTKSIVEVANSLTQLTDSAREGRVAPDDLKGGTISISNIGAIGGTIATPIINKPEVAIVALGKLQHLPRFDQHGQVVSRAIMQVSWSGDHRVIDGGTIARFNNLWKEYLEQPAKMMMAMR